The following are from one region of the Homalodisca vitripennis isolate AUS2020 unplaced genomic scaffold, UT_GWSS_2.1 ScUCBcl_4601;HRSCAF=10873, whole genome shotgun sequence genome:
- the LOC124373005 gene encoding eIF-2-alpha kinase GCN2-like, whose protein sequence is MLLHDPLQRPSSAELLQSDLLPPPQFEERELQELLRHTLNNPQSKLYKYLVASCFSQKMTTAQDVTYDMSVSKGRWFISLLQEVVEKTRKVLETHGAVSLSPPLLVPCGAAPLPTAAVSVMTRWGGVAMLPHNLRFTVCQVPGSQSVYHTI, encoded by the exons ATGCTGCTGCATGATCCACTGCAACGCCCGAGTTCTGCAGAACTGCTACAGAGTGACTTGCTTCCACCTCCACAGTTCGAGGAGAGGGAGCTCCAGGAACTGCTGAGACACACTCTCAACAACCCTCAAAGCAAACTGTACAAGTACCTAGTCGCCTCCTGCTTCAGTCAG AAAATGACAACAGCACAAGATGTTACTTATGACATGTCTGTGAGCAAAGGGCGCTGGTTTATTAGTCTGCTTCAAGAGGTGGTAGAGAAGACACGCAAG GTTCTGGAGACACATGGGGCTGTGAGCCTGTCGCCGCCACTACTAGTGCCATGTGGGGCTGCCCCACTCCCTACTGCTGCAGTATCAGTGATGACACGGTGGGGGGGAGTGGCGATGCTGCCCCACAACCTGCGGTTTACCGTTTGCCAGGTTCCTGGCTCACAATCCGTCTATCACACAATTTAA